In the genome of Serratia symbiotica (Periphyllus acericola), one region contains:
- the hisA gene encoding 1-(5-phosphoribosyl)-5-[(5-phosphoribosylamino)methylideneamino]imidazole-4-carboxamide isomerase yields the protein MIIPALDLIDGKVVRLHQGDYRQQRDYGKDPLLCLQDYQQQGAQLLHLVDLTGAKTPTARQIPLLRKLLAGVDLPVQVGGGIRNEQDVATLLEAGATRVVIGSTAVKQPRWVQSWLTGYGSDAVVLALDVRIDAQGSKLVAISGWQENSSATLEQVIEQFLPYGLKHVLCTDILRDGTLAGCNVALYQEITHRYPQVAFQASGGIGSQEDLAQLCGSGVAGVIVGRALLEGKFSVEEAIACWQNG from the coding sequence ATGATTATTCCCGCTTTAGATTTGATCGACGGCAAAGTGGTGCGTTTGCATCAGGGCGATTACCGCCAGCAACGTGACTACGGCAAGGATCCGCTGCTGTGCTTACAGGATTATCAACAGCAAGGTGCACAATTGCTGCACTTGGTTGACCTGACCGGTGCCAAGACGCCAACGGCACGCCAAATCCCACTGCTGCGCAAGCTGCTGGCAGGGGTTGATCTGCCGGTACAGGTTGGCGGCGGTATCCGCAACGAGCAGGATGTAGCCACCTTACTAGAGGCCGGTGCCACCCGTGTGGTGATTGGCTCCACCGCAGTGAAGCAACCCCGCTGGGTGCAGAGCTGGCTAACCGGCTACGGCAGCGACGCCGTAGTGCTGGCGCTGGATGTGCGTATTGACGCGCAAGGCAGCAAGCTCGTGGCCATCAGCGGCTGGCAGGAGAACTCCAGCGCCACGCTGGAGCAGGTGATTGAGCAGTTCCTGCCCTACGGCCTGAAGCATGTGCTGTGCACCGACATTTTGCGCGATGGCACCCTAGCTGGCTGTAACGTGGCACTGTATCAGGAAATCACCCACCGTTACCCACAGGTCGCCTTTCAAGCCTCTGGTGGCATCGGTAGCCAGGAGGACCTCGCCCAACTATGTGGCAGTGGCGTTGCCGGAGTGATCGTTGGGCGCGCTCTGTTGGAAGGGAAATTTAGCGTTGAGGAGGCGATCGCATGCTGGCAAAACGGATAA
- the hisF gene encoding imidazole glycerol phosphate synthase subunit HisF: MLAKRIIPCLDVKDGQVVKGVQFRNHEIIGDIVPLAQRYAQEGADELVFYDITASSASRMVDKSWVSRVAEVIDIPFCVAGGIKSAEDASQILSFGADKISINSPALADPELISRLSDRFGVQCIVVGIDTWFDIETGKYHVNQYTGDERRIRVTQWETLDWVQEVQLHGAGEIVLNMMNQDGMRNGYDLQQLRWVRDVCKVPLIASGGAGTLEHFLVAFRDADIDGALAASVFHKQIINIGELKKFLAEQGVEIRVC, translated from the coding sequence ATGCTGGCAAAACGGATAATCCCCTGTCTGGATGTCAAAGATGGGCAAGTAGTGAAAGGCGTACAGTTCCGTAACCACGAGATCATCGGTGATATCGTGCCACTGGCACAACGCTATGCGCAGGAAGGGGCTGATGAATTGGTGTTTTACGATATCACCGCCTCCTCCGCTAGCCGGATGGTGGATAAAAGCTGGGTATCACGGGTAGCAGAAGTGATCGATATTCCCTTCTGCGTTGCCGGAGGCATCAAAAGCGCTGAGGACGCCAGTCAGATCCTCTCCTTCGGTGCCGACAAGATCTCCATTAATTCACCGGCACTGGCCGATCCTGAGTTGATTAGCCGCCTGTCGGATCGCTTCGGCGTGCAGTGCATCGTAGTAGGCATCGATACCTGGTTCGACATTGAAACCGGCAAATATCACGTCAACCAATATACCGGTGACGAGCGCCGTATCCGCGTCACCCAGTGGGAAACCCTGGACTGGGTGCAGGAAGTACAGCTCCACGGGGCTGGCGAAATTGTGCTAAACATGATGAACCAAGATGGCATGCGCAACGGCTACGATCTGCAACAACTGCGCTGGGTGCGTGATGTGTGCAAAGTGCCATTGATCGCCTCTGGCGGTGCTGGCACCCTGGAGCACTTCCTGGTAGCCTTCCGTGATGCGGACATCGACGGCGCTCTGGCAGCTTCAGTGTTCCACAAACAAATCATTAATATCGGCGAACTAAAAAAGTTCCTGGCCGAACAAGGCGTGGAGATTCGCGTGTGTTAA
- the hisIE gene encoding bifunctional phosphoribosyl-AMP cyclohydrolase/phosphoribosyl-ATP diphosphatase HisIE: MLTDPQNNPLDWEKTAGLIPAIVQHAVSGEVLMLGYMNQAALAITEQSGKVTFFSRTKQRLWTKGEISGHFLNVVSITPDCDKDTLLILVNPIGATCHLGKVSCFYQATSDWSFLYKLEQLLAKRKTASPGSSYTASLYASGTKRIAQKVGEEGVETALAAMVNDREELTNEASDLIYHLMVLLQDQELELSKVIGRLRERHQR, translated from the coding sequence GTGTTAACTGACCCACAGAACAACCCGCTAGACTGGGAAAAAACCGCTGGCTTGATACCAGCTATCGTACAACATGCTGTCTCTGGCGAAGTGCTGATGCTGGGCTATATGAATCAGGCCGCGCTGGCGATAACCGAGCAGAGTGGTAAAGTCACCTTTTTTTCACGCACTAAACAGCGGCTGTGGACCAAAGGCGAAATCTCTGGCCACTTTCTCAACGTCGTCAGCATCACCCCGGATTGCGACAAAGATACGCTGCTGATTTTGGTCAATCCCATTGGCGCAACCTGCCATCTGGGCAAAGTTAGTTGTTTCTACCAGGCCACAAGCGACTGGAGCTTTTTGTATAAGTTGGAACAACTGCTAGCGAAGCGCAAAACCGCCAGCCCAGGCAGCTCTTACACCGCTAGCCTGTACGCCAGCGGCACAAAGCGCATCGCACAAAAAGTCGGAGAGGAAGGTGTGGAAACCGCGCTGGCTGCCATGGTCAATGACCGCGAGGAGCTGACTAACGAAGCCTCGGATCTGATTTACCACTTAATGGTGTTGTTGCAAGACCAGGAACTGGAGTTGAGCAAGGTTATTGGCCGGCTTCGTGAGCGGCATCAAAGATAG
- the gndA gene encoding NADP-dependent phosphogluconate dehydrogenase encodes MSKQQIGAVGMAVMGRNLALNIESRGYTVSIFNRSGDKTDEVIAENPGKNLVPYYSVEAFVESLEKPRRIFLMVKAGEATDKTIASLTPHLDKGDILIDGGNTSYQDTLRRNKELSDQGFNFIGTGVSGGEEGALKGPSIMPGGQKEAYELVAPILKKIAAVAEGEPCVTYIGADGAGHYVKMVHNGIEYGDMQLIAEAYSLLKQALNLSNEQLAETFAEWNQGELNSYLIDITKDIFTKKDAEGHYLIDVILDEAANKGTGKWTSQSALDLGEPLSLITESVFARYLSSLKDQRVAAAKVLSGPKVTPFSGDKAEFIEKVRRALYFGKIVSYAQGFSQLKAASKENNWELHYGEIAKIFRAGCIIRAKFLQKITDACAADADIANLLLAPYFKQIADEYQQSLRDVVSYAVQNGIPTPTFSAAIAYYDSYRSAVLPANLIQAQRDYFGAHTYQRIDKEGVFHTEWMS; translated from the coding sequence ATGTCCAAACAACAAATCGGTGCTGTCGGCATGGCGGTGATGGGCCGTAATTTGGCACTGAACATTGAAAGCCGTGGTTATACCGTTTCCATCTTTAACCGTTCAGGCGACAAGACGGATGAAGTTATTGCTGAGAACCCAGGCAAGAACCTGGTTCCATACTATAGCGTCGAAGCGTTTGTCGAATCGCTGGAAAAACCGCGCCGTATTTTTCTGATGGTTAAAGCGGGCGAAGCCACGGACAAAACCATTGCTTCCTTGACGCCGCACCTGGATAAAGGCGATATCTTGATCGATGGTGGCAATACCTCCTACCAGGATACCCTGCGCCGTAACAAAGAACTATCTGATCAGGGCTTCAACTTTATTGGCACTGGCGTTTCCGGGGGAGAAGAGGGTGCGCTAAAAGGGCCTTCCATTATGCCTGGTGGCCAGAAAGAAGCCTACGAACTGGTGGCACCGATCCTGAAGAAAATCGCCGCAGTAGCGGAAGGAGAGCCTTGTGTGACCTATATTGGCGCTGACGGTGCCGGCCACTATGTCAAGATGGTGCATAACGGCATCGAGTATGGCGACATGCAACTAATCGCAGAAGCCTACTCGCTATTGAAGCAAGCGTTGAACCTCAGCAACGAACAGTTGGCAGAGACTTTTGCCGAATGGAACCAAGGTGAACTGAATAGTTACCTGATCGATATCACCAAAGATATATTCACCAAGAAAGACGCAGAGGGTCACTATCTGATAGATGTGATCCTGGACGAAGCGGCCAACAAAGGTACTGGCAAATGGACCAGCCAGAGCGCTCTGGATCTGGGCGAACCTTTGTCACTGATCACCGAATCCGTGTTCGCACGTTACCTGTCCTCACTAAAAGACCAGCGTGTTGCAGCTGCTAAGGTGCTGAGCGGCCCTAAAGTCACGCCGTTTAGCGGTGATAAAGCCGAATTTATCGAGAAAGTACGTCGTGCGCTGTATTTTGGCAAAATCGTTTCTTATGCGCAGGGCTTCTCTCAGTTGAAAGCCGCATCTAAGGAAAATAACTGGGAGCTGCACTACGGTGAGATTGCCAAGATCTTCCGCGCTGGTTGCATCATTCGCGCAAAGTTCCTGCAAAAAATTACCGATGCTTGCGCCGCCGATGCTGATATCGCCAACCTGCTACTGGCACCTTACTTCAAGCAGATCGCTGATGAATACCAACAGTCACTGCGTGACGTGGTATCTTATGCGGTGCAAAATGGCATCCCTACCCCCACCTTTTCTGCGGCGATCGCTTACTACGACAGCTACCGTTCAGCGGTGCTGCCTGCCAACCTGATCCAGGCACAGCGTGACTACTTCGGTGCTCATACTTACCAACGCATCGATAAAGAAGGTGTGTTCCATACCGAATGGATGTCATAA